From one Pirellulales bacterium genomic stretch:
- a CDS encoding sugar transferase → MNDDAGTVAVLSPPHTADQHIPAARPRLFVPRQLPSRQRLAVEANIPGMPLIWAEGNLSPEYQTAKRALDIVGSLALLVLLSPILLTVFAVLVVTTRGRPLFRQERVGQCGRRFWMFKFRTMRLDADKLQHLVQNEQDGPIFKNRCDPRVTRLGRWLRKTSIDEMPQLINVLLGQMSLVGPRPPVPKEVAKYKAWQRRRLAVKPGLTCLWQVSGRSEIGFEDWVRMDIWYLRHQNLWTDFKLLVRTPLKVITCKGAY, encoded by the coding sequence ATGAACGACGATGCAGGCACCGTGGCGGTTTTATCTCCACCGCACACCGCCGACCAGCACATCCCCGCCGCTCGGCCAAGATTATTCGTGCCCCGGCAATTGCCATCGCGGCAGCGGCTGGCTGTAGAAGCAAACATTCCCGGAATGCCGCTGATTTGGGCCGAAGGGAATTTATCGCCGGAATATCAAACTGCGAAGCGAGCCTTGGACATTGTCGGCTCATTAGCATTGCTTGTGCTGTTGTCGCCGATTTTGCTAACCGTTTTTGCCGTGCTGGTCGTGACAACCCGGGGCCGGCCATTGTTCCGGCAGGAGCGTGTGGGGCAGTGTGGCCGACGCTTCTGGATGTTCAAATTTCGCACCATGCGATTGGACGCCGACAAACTGCAACATTTAGTGCAAAATGAGCAAGACGGACCGATTTTCAAAAACCGTTGTGATCCCCGTGTGACGCGCCTCGGCCGCTGGTTGCGAAAAACCAGCATCGACGAAATGCCGCAATTGATCAATGTGCTGTTGGGGCAAATGTCGTTGGTTGGGCCGCGCCCGCCGGTCCCCAAGGAAGTGGCCAAATACAAGGCCTGGCAGCGGCGACGGCTGGCCGTGAAGCCTGGTTTAACCTGCCTCTGGCAAGTCAGCGGCCGCAGCGAAATCGGCTTCGAAGATTGGGTGCGAATGGATATCTGGTACCTGCGCCACCAAAATCTGTGGACCGATTTTAAGCTCCTCGTGCGCACGCCTCTGAAGGTTATCACTTGCAAGGGGGCCTATTGA
- a CDS encoding O-antigen ligase family protein: MDFLTIVAACAALVWIGWFVLRGSLVGGCLAVMIVSACFGYQFWHADGGLPLSADRGLIGLMAIAYIVHRRWGFNDPKPTGRADWVLLALLVMLGISTFTHNWKGSATSTPAAHWIFYWLMPAMIYWIVRQSPLDDRTVRRAWGALALFGVYLTFTALAESTGQWWAVFPSYICSPTTEFFGRARGPFLNPAEMGIYLMAGLLAALTFWSVLGRLGQLILLAFTALTLAAVYATLTRCSWIGGGLGLAVFIGFSVPRSWRRLFLCLSAMGAITLFAAKWDSMWNIKRDVNLDAAASEESAELRPILAEVAYQMFLDRPLWGCGFGQYDREKLPYLADRSNSSLPLEKVIPYVQHNAFLALLVETGLVGMCLFVLLLLLWLHSAWKIYRDPRTSAAVRQSGIMFMALVAAYLPTALFHDTNIMDGANLLMFLAAAIVSGLAANAVPINTKKENSSLHQRKPVPVLAAQSL, translated from the coding sequence ATGGATTTTTTAACAATCGTTGCCGCTTGTGCCGCCCTGGTTTGGATTGGCTGGTTTGTGCTGCGCGGCTCACTAGTGGGTGGTTGCTTAGCCGTGATGATTGTGAGCGCTTGCTTCGGTTATCAGTTTTGGCATGCCGACGGCGGACTCCCTCTGAGCGCGGATCGTGGGCTGATCGGATTAATGGCGATCGCCTACATCGTGCATCGCCGCTGGGGATTCAATGATCCAAAACCGACCGGACGCGCCGACTGGGTGTTGTTGGCTTTGCTGGTTATGTTGGGCATCAGCACCTTTACTCACAATTGGAAAGGTTCTGCCACTTCCACGCCGGCGGCCCACTGGATTTTTTACTGGCTGATGCCAGCCATGATTTATTGGATCGTGCGGCAATCGCCGTTAGACGATCGTACGGTCCGCCGCGCTTGGGGCGCACTGGCCCTGTTCGGCGTCTATTTAACATTCACCGCTTTGGCCGAAAGCACGGGCCAGTGGTGGGCTGTGTTTCCATCGTACATCTGCTCACCGACAACGGAGTTTTTCGGTCGCGCGCGTGGGCCGTTTTTAAATCCGGCCGAAATGGGGATTTATCTGATGGCCGGCCTGCTGGCAGCGCTAACTTTTTGGTCGGTGCTGGGCCGCCTTGGTCAATTAATCTTATTAGCATTTACGGCGTTAACCCTGGCAGCGGTATACGCCACACTCACCCGCTGTTCCTGGATCGGCGGCGGATTGGGTCTCGCCGTATTCATAGGTTTTAGCGTTCCCCGATCGTGGCGGCGTTTGTTTTTGTGTCTGAGCGCGATGGGAGCAATCACTCTATTCGCCGCCAAATGGGACAGCATGTGGAACATCAAACGCGATGTGAATTTAGATGCCGCCGCGTCGGAGGAATCGGCCGAGCTCAGGCCCATTCTGGCGGAAGTCGCCTATCAAATGTTTTTGGATCGGCCGTTGTGGGGTTGTGGCTTCGGCCAGTACGACCGCGAAAAACTCCCCTATTTGGCTGACCGTTCCAACAGCAGTCTCCCATTGGAAAAAGTGATTCCCTACGTGCAGCACAATGCGTTTTTGGCGCTGTTGGTGGAAACCGGGTTAGTGGGCATGTGCTTGTTTGTGCTCTTGCTGTTGCTGTGGCTTCACAGTGCCTGGAAAATTTATCGCGACCCCCGCACTTCGGCCGCAGTGAGACAATCCGGCATCATGTTTATGGCGCTCGTGGCAGCGTATTTGCCCACCGCGTTGTTCCACGATACAAACATCATGGATGGCGCTAATCTACTGATGTTTCTGGCCGCCGCGATCGTTTCCGGCCTGGCGGCAAACGCGGTCCCAATCAATACGAAAAAAGAAAATTCTTCGCTACATCAAAGAAAACCAGTTCCGGTGCTGGCGGCTCAATCGCTTTGA